In Halorhabdus tiamatea SARL4B, a genomic segment contains:
- a CDS encoding DEAD/DEAH box helicase, translated as MYESEFRTNRTLMETFYRPFLNEVIRYDRLAGYLSLRSLAHALEGVDSLLETDGTVRVIAGADLQKREKGAMFPDADEPLEPWVESQLTIIATLLDRGDLQIKVGDPKGGDGLFHPKLGIGVDREGNKISFEGSINETLSAWQYNYERFKVHRSWSRGEAKYVEEDVSTFNALWNGFHPSVDVFELDEAARQDLIDWKDTDGTLEEHVERVQNHDPQTTVPEDDTAGVVSVAGRTPGGIHLAEEISTVTPWPHQRTISDTAVSIYPNNLLFCDEVGLGKTIEAGLTLSRLMQVGEAEQALFLVPAGLVQQWQNELLDRFNIHAYYHERSYDGDYMIGPLGDTEDHRIPTSGAVDADAWENTPIGSFVTERDELTVVIESWHTARREGNQEHVAPRTDESVWDLTVVDEAHSAREETKLYDLLGQAEEASRCLYALTATPMQLNVGELYDLLRLCDLPEGWDDKDRFVEFFETRQALEDSLSTVGSRYQNIADGQQQVLQQFQKELDLEEDEGRPRIERFGKLIHEHLTSNPGYDEQAKALVEATDTESIQQRKALEKLVGVRETSPRFDDPRSLIFDCGPTEWSALVEASQWATPVQSRIFRNTRAVLEQCQDLGLLDDTVPTRDVETKRIELGDAAPLYDQVEQYIDETYKQSQKVLTGKEKLALGFVMTTYRQRLTSSLHAIKQSLQRRMEKLDEKVEDMTEEVSELSRDAGVTEATIDEAIGQASLDAYQPSSRGAADVIQAERTALQEFVDDLRQAHTDPKVAQLRRDIRSLRQSARDNIIIFTQYHDTLEHIRETLTDTHPNVGTYSGGGGMQYDETTGEWVNVGKEAIKRDFTDGDTNILICTDSASEGLNLQTADALINFDLPWNPMRVEQRIGRIDRIGQKNEVVKVINYAYKDSIDGDIYEELEGRLQLFENVVGPMRPVLNSIEQDIKDAVMGSSGSDDTRDASEQVVEEADSRAKRAQENAEETGLAGEPEEVSTREAIIESSGLDGWEPYCYPAFDEIGTGDRSYEPLVSLETIETQLTQSDRLEETEWSFTALRNHDRADDFEDIVDDAYVLELPEEDAVAMPDSLGETAQAELGGGSGVVVTFNPEIAEQFPSIRLLLPGDPLFEALVREAAPAEVDNVEFVCGQRGESGSSVTRSSQVAEAKQATVVEPAVTSESVKNLLGGTNSVSDIDDAEQTVLNWLSQLPAAE; from the coding sequence GTGTACGAGAGCGAATTCCGGACCAACCGGACGCTCATGGAGACGTTCTACCGGCCATTCCTCAACGAGGTTATCCGCTACGACCGGCTCGCCGGCTATCTGAGTCTGCGTAGTCTGGCGCACGCTCTCGAAGGGGTTGACTCCCTCCTCGAGACTGATGGAACAGTACGTGTCATCGCTGGAGCCGATCTCCAGAAACGCGAGAAGGGAGCGATGTTCCCTGACGCAGATGAACCCCTCGAACCGTGGGTTGAGTCCCAGCTCACCATCATCGCGACCCTCCTCGATCGCGGCGACCTCCAAATCAAGGTCGGCGACCCCAAAGGCGGTGACGGACTCTTCCACCCGAAGCTCGGCATCGGTGTCGATCGCGAGGGCAACAAGATCAGCTTCGAGGGGAGCATCAACGAGACGCTCAGTGCGTGGCAGTACAACTACGAACGCTTCAAAGTTCATCGCTCCTGGAGCCGCGGCGAGGCGAAGTATGTCGAGGAAGACGTCTCGACGTTCAACGCACTCTGGAACGGCTTCCACCCCTCCGTCGATGTCTTCGAGCTCGACGAAGCTGCACGCCAAGACCTCATCGACTGGAAGGACACCGATGGAACACTCGAGGAACACGTCGAGCGGGTCCAGAATCACGATCCCCAGACGACGGTGCCCGAAGACGATACCGCTGGCGTCGTCTCGGTCGCCGGACGCACACCGGGAGGAATCCATCTCGCAGAGGAAATCAGTACTGTCACCCCCTGGCCCCATCAGCGAACGATCTCCGATACAGCAGTCAGTATCTACCCGAACAACCTCCTGTTCTGTGACGAGGTGGGCCTCGGCAAAACCATCGAAGCAGGCCTGACCCTCTCACGGCTGATGCAGGTCGGAGAGGCTGAGCAGGCGCTGTTTCTGGTTCCTGCAGGGTTGGTACAGCAGTGGCAGAACGAACTCCTCGACCGCTTCAATATCCACGCCTACTATCACGAACGATCCTACGACGGCGATTACATGATCGGTCCTCTCGGAGACACGGAGGATCACCGTATCCCCACATCCGGAGCGGTGGACGCCGACGCATGGGAGAACACGCCGATTGGTTCGTTCGTTACAGAGAGAGATGAGCTAACCGTCGTAATCGAGTCGTGGCATACCGCCCGCCGCGAGGGTAATCAGGAACACGTCGCTCCACGCACCGACGAGAGTGTGTGGGATCTCACGGTCGTCGACGAGGCACACAGTGCTCGCGAGGAGACGAAACTCTACGACCTGCTCGGACAGGCCGAAGAGGCCTCCCGGTGTCTCTACGCTCTCACAGCGACGCCCATGCAGCTGAATGTTGGCGAGCTCTACGATCTCCTTCGACTGTGCGATCTTCCAGAGGGTTGGGACGACAAGGACCGATTCGTCGAGTTCTTCGAAACACGGCAAGCACTCGAAGATAGCCTCAGTACCGTCGGCTCTCGCTATCAGAATATAGCCGATGGACAGCAACAGGTTCTCCAACAGTTCCAGAAAGAGCTCGATCTGGAGGAGGACGAAGGCCGACCGAGAATTGAACGGTTCGGGAAACTCATTCACGAACATCTCACGTCGAATCCCGGCTACGACGAGCAGGCGAAGGCGCTAGTCGAGGCGACGGACACGGAGTCAATTCAACAGCGGAAAGCCCTCGAGAAACTCGTCGGCGTGCGCGAAACCTCCCCTCGCTTTGACGATCCTCGCTCGCTCATTTTCGACTGTGGGCCAACGGAGTGGAGCGCACTTGTGGAAGCTTCTCAGTGGGCGACACCGGTTCAGTCCCGCATCTTCCGGAATACTCGAGCGGTCTTGGAGCAGTGTCAGGATCTGGGGCTCCTCGACGATACGGTTCCGACTCGGGATGTCGAGACAAAACGTATCGAGCTGGGTGACGCAGCCCCGCTGTACGATCAGGTGGAGCAGTATATTGATGAGACGTATAAGCAATCGCAGAAAGTCCTGACGGGGAAGGAGAAGCTCGCGTTGGGCTTCGTGATGACTACGTATCGTCAACGCCTGACGAGCAGTCTCCACGCCATCAAGCAGAGCCTCCAGCGCCGGATGGAGAAGCTCGACGAGAAGGTTGAGGACATGACCGAGGAAGTCTCCGAGCTTAGTAGGGACGCCGGAGTGACGGAGGCGACCATCGACGAGGCGATCGGCCAAGCGTCCCTCGACGCCTATCAGCCAAGTAGTCGTGGTGCCGCCGACGTGATTCAGGCGGAGCGGACGGCCCTCCAAGAGTTCGTGGACGATCTCAGGCAAGCCCACACCGACCCGAAGGTAGCGCAGCTGCGCCGCGACATTCGCTCACTCCGTCAAAGCGCCCGTGATAACATTATCATCTTCACGCAGTATCACGACACCCTCGAGCATATCCGTGAGACGCTGACAGACACGCATCCAAACGTCGGTACGTACAGTGGTGGTGGCGGGATGCAGTACGACGAAACAACCGGAGAGTGGGTGAACGTCGGTAAAGAGGCGATCAAGCGCGATTTCACTGACGGGGATACCAATATCCTGATCTGTACAGATAGCGCGAGTGAGGGGTTAAACCTCCAAACTGCGGATGCGCTGATCAATTTCGATTTGCCGTGGAATCCGATGCGGGTTGAACAACGCATCGGTCGAATCGACCGTATTGGCCAGAAGAACGAGGTCGTGAAGGTCATCAACTACGCCTACAAGGACAGCATCGACGGCGACATCTACGAGGAACTGGAGGGACGGCTACAGCTGTTCGAGAACGTGGTTGGACCGATGCGTCCGGTACTGAACAGCATCGAGCAGGACATCAAAGACGCCGTTATGGGTAGTTCCGGGTCAGATGACACCAGAGATGCAAGTGAGCAAGTCGTCGAAGAAGCGGACTCACGGGCAAAACGTGCCCAGGAGAATGCCGAGGAGACCGGGCTAGCAGGTGAGCCAGAAGAGGTATCGACGAGAGAGGCGATAATCGAGAGTTCCGGACTTGACGGGTGGGAACCCTATTGCTATCCCGCATTCGATGAGATCGGGACCGGTGATCGGTCGTATGAACCGTTGGTGAGCTTAGAGACGATCGAGACACAACTTACGCAAAGCGACCGCCTCGAAGAGACAGAATGGTCGTTTACCGCCCTCCGGAACCATGACCGCGCCGACGACTTCGAAGATATCGTCGACGATGCATACGTTCTGGAACTGCCGGAGGAAGATGCAGTAGCAATGCCGGATTCGCTCGGAGAGACAGCTCAGGCAGAGCTTGGAGGGGGTAGCGGTGTTGTTGTGACGTTCAACCCAGAGATTGCTGAGCAGTTCCCGTCGATTCGGCTGCTCCTACCTGGAGATCCACTATTCGAAGCGCTCGTCCGCGAAGCAGCTCCAGCAGAAGTCGATAATGTGGAGTTCGTCTGTGGTCAGCGTGGAGAGAGTGGATCGTCTGTTACCCGAAGTAGTCAGGTCGCCGAAGCCAAACAAGCGACGGTTGTAGAACCAGCTGTAACGAGTGAGAGTGTGAAAAATCTCCTCGGTGGGACGAACTCGGTCTCAGATATCGACGATGCAGAGCAAACTGTCCTGAACTGGTTATCCCAACTTCCAGCTGCAGAGTAG
- a CDS encoding DUF1156 domain-containing protein: MSEQSFTDEEGVPDTVAIESKLPLNAIDIESQKDMESGRYHSLRSLHKWFAARPTPAVRLAVLASVYPGEIDSDELLRLMKIGPKELDSGLAEFVENKFTEEKGSGTLDDHYGYPNPNTQSPTKAEIEKLQGTLREAWGGELPTILDPTAGRGIIPFEAIRYGLPAKANELNPVPSLILKAGLEYAPKVGSLDPDIREWRDKIHETAKENIEPYYPTEEPDRQILNSALTYIIQCDSCGGEIPLVSKWWLNKDSDGGDVTVPVYEDGAVRYTYSRAESSPDGFDPDEGPLRGESAECPYCGVINQQESVQQKIKSQDFEFSIYGVNYETATGERKYRAGNELDEQGMAKAAERVESDFDLLTFLSEPVDVSSRISDPSSYGMEEWRDIFTPRQLVVQYEFYKSFEQFKPEIRSEYDDETANALLTVLTLSASRSMNYNTRLNQWRDLFGYGSHLFTDNNLILKKMSVDNNLSAPRRGYRKHSDHVIDSYETLVSYVTDMEPADVLSSDAADLTSHWEPGSVDAAIVDPPYYSSIMYAELSDVFYVIQKEYLEDVHPEIYGSNLTDKDNEAVANPYRFEEIADDEQSKDDLADQHYESKMEEIFAEVQELLSPGGVMTVMFTHREMDAWDTLTSALISAGFTITATHPIKTEMSDRIGVQGKASADSSIFLVARKEEAQSPSRTLWEEVQDDIRQAARDQAEEILDSGYNISKTDTAIAAYGPTLQKYAEEYPVVNKKGEEIRPREALSQAREAVTGVLAERFLKTDGIEQIDSLSRWYILSWLIYENDTIPYDEARQLGVAANVDIDNIKRSTKIWGKSGKDIQLKDHTDRVQDIVMLKSDSADNPSSRKYPVNPTDTRFTYNIDAVHSAIHVYEREGARAAWQWLSDRNLKSNREFEVTVTALLEVLPAESDMRETLVNLVSGETGDYLDINLSHIDMTKEGQTELSDHQ, encoded by the coding sequence ATGTCTGAGCAATCATTCACCGACGAAGAGGGTGTACCAGATACCGTCGCCATCGAGTCGAAGCTACCCTTGAATGCAATCGACATCGAGAGCCAGAAAGACATGGAGTCAGGGCGCTACCACTCCCTCCGGAGCCTCCACAAGTGGTTTGCCGCCCGGCCGACGCCGGCAGTCCGGCTTGCCGTTCTCGCATCGGTGTATCCAGGTGAGATCGACTCCGACGAACTCCTCCGGCTGATGAAGATCGGGCCGAAGGAACTCGACAGCGGTCTCGCAGAGTTCGTCGAGAACAAGTTCACCGAGGAGAAGGGGAGCGGCACCCTCGACGACCACTACGGCTATCCGAACCCCAACACGCAGTCCCCCACGAAGGCGGAGATAGAGAAGCTGCAGGGAACGCTCCGGGAGGCTTGGGGCGGGGAGTTACCGACGATCCTTGACCCAACTGCTGGCCGAGGCATCATCCCCTTCGAGGCGATCCGCTATGGCCTCCCGGCGAAGGCCAACGAACTGAACCCCGTCCCGTCGCTCATCCTGAAAGCGGGGTTGGAGTATGCGCCGAAGGTCGGCTCACTCGACCCGGATATCCGGGAGTGGCGAGACAAGATCCACGAGACAGCCAAGGAGAACATCGAGCCATACTACCCGACGGAGGAGCCGGACCGGCAGATCCTGAACTCCGCCCTCACGTACATCATCCAGTGTGATTCCTGTGGAGGGGAGATCCCACTCGTCTCGAAGTGGTGGCTGAACAAGGACTCCGACGGTGGAGATGTTACAGTACCAGTATACGAAGATGGAGCAGTTCGCTATACGTATTCTCGGGCAGAAAGTTCTCCAGACGGATTTGATCCTGATGAAGGTCCTCTTCGAGGAGAAAGTGCCGAGTGTCCTTACTGTGGGGTCATCAACCAACAGGAAAGCGTACAGCAGAAGATCAAAAGTCAAGACTTCGAATTCAGCATATACGGAGTAAACTACGAAACAGCCACAGGAGAGCGCAAATATAGAGCAGGGAACGAACTTGATGAACAGGGGATGGCAAAGGCAGCCGAGCGAGTTGAATCTGACTTTGACCTTCTAACCTTCCTGAGTGAGCCGGTTGACGTGAGTAGCCGGATCAGTGATCCCAGTAGTTATGGAATGGAAGAATGGCGAGACATATTCACCCCTCGGCAACTCGTAGTCCAGTACGAATTTTATAAATCATTCGAGCAGTTCAAACCAGAGATTCGTAGTGAGTACGATGATGAGACGGCAAATGCCCTCCTAACAGTACTCACTCTGTCTGCGAGCCGGTCTATGAACTACAACACTCGACTGAACCAGTGGCGAGACCTATTCGGCTACGGTAGCCACCTCTTCACCGATAATAACCTCATTCTGAAGAAAATGTCTGTGGACAACAACTTGTCTGCACCACGGCGAGGATATCGGAAGCACTCCGACCATGTTATCGATTCTTATGAGACCCTCGTTTCTTACGTGACTGACATGGAGCCGGCTGATGTGCTCTCTTCGGATGCTGCCGATCTGACCTCTCACTGGGAGCCGGGAAGCGTAGATGCAGCAATCGTGGATCCGCCGTACTACAGCAGTATCATGTACGCGGAACTCTCGGACGTGTTCTACGTCATCCAGAAGGAGTATCTGGAGGATGTCCACCCCGAGATTTACGGATCGAACCTCACCGACAAAGACAACGAAGCGGTGGCGAACCCGTACCGGTTTGAGGAGATCGCCGACGACGAGCAGTCGAAGGACGATCTCGCAGACCAACACTACGAGAGCAAGATGGAGGAGATCTTCGCAGAAGTGCAAGAACTCCTCAGCCCCGGCGGTGTGATGACCGTCATGTTCACCCACCGGGAGATGGACGCGTGGGACACCCTCACCTCTGCGCTCATCAGTGCGGGGTTCACCATCACCGCCACCCACCCCATCAAGACGGAGATGTCCGACCGGATCGGCGTCCAAGGCAAGGCCAGCGCCGACAGTTCCATCTTCCTCGTCGCTCGGAAAGAGGAGGCCCAATCCCCTTCACGGACGCTCTGGGAGGAGGTCCAGGACGACATCCGACAGGCGGCCCGGGACCAAGCCGAGGAAATCCTCGATTCAGGCTACAACATCTCGAAGACGGACACGGCCATCGCCGCCTACGGCCCGACGCTCCAGAAGTACGCCGAGGAGTATCCCGTCGTGAACAAGAAGGGCGAGGAGATCCGGCCCCGGGAGGCGCTGAGTCAGGCCCGAGAGGCGGTCACTGGCGTCCTCGCAGAGCGGTTCCTCAAGACGGACGGTATTGAACAGATTGACTCGCTTTCGCGCTGGTACATCCTCTCCTGGCTCATATACGAGAACGACACGATCCCCTACGATGAGGCGCGACAGCTGGGCGTGGCTGCCAACGTCGATATTGACAACATCAAGCGTTCAACAAAAATCTGGGGTAAGAGCGGCAAAGACATCCAGCTAAAGGACCACACTGATCGTGTCCAAGATATCGTCATGCTGAAGAGCGACAGCGCAGATAATCCGTCCTCTCGGAAGTACCCGGTAAACCCGACTGACACACGGTTTACCTACAACATTGATGCTGTCCACTCAGCCATCCACGTCTACGAGCGGGAGGGAGCGCGCGCAGCTTGGCAGTGGCTCTCGGATCGAAACCTCAAGTCCAATCGGGAGTTTGAGGTGACAGTTACCGCGCTACTAGAAGTGCTCCCCGCTGAATCTGATATGCGTGAAACTCTTGTTAATCTCGTCTCTGGTGAGACCGGCGATTACCTTGACATCAACCTCAGTCATATCGATATGACGAAAGAGGGGCAGACCGAGCTCAGCGATCACCAATAA
- a CDS encoding DUF7680 family protein — MSQGIAEGNSFAFTTGAYGNRPTFVLTRDRVDDQHEITLYELAPRDIATARRERFERVQKAVSVSVRELEEAIIGDRSPSELPGAEDAAYDWDDWCAIRIATLRGGAFNEVSFLIESTFRELSIDPETVCTGDPASVSLPEAAGVRLSIAFRAMKPMRRRDRLREVAKGIDQMSLGECYYWHAKARSPSSPSGTKALRVLLADHI; from the coding sequence ATGAGCCAGGGCATCGCCGAGGGAAATTCGTTCGCCTTCACCACCGGCGCGTACGGGAATCGGCCGACGTTCGTGTTGACGCGTGATCGGGTCGACGACCAGCACGAAATCACACTCTACGAGCTGGCACCCCGTGATATCGCGACGGCTCGACGAGAACGGTTCGAGAGAGTGCAAAAAGCAGTAAGCGTCTCAGTACGTGAACTGGAGGAGGCCATTATCGGCGACCGTTCTCCGTCCGAACTCCCCGGAGCAGAGGACGCAGCGTACGATTGGGATGACTGGTGTGCGATTCGTATCGCGACGTTACGCGGCGGGGCGTTCAACGAGGTGAGTTTTCTCATCGAATCCACCTTCCGTGAGCTGAGTATTGATCCCGAGACCGTCTGTACAGGAGATCCAGCAAGCGTGAGTCTCCCCGAAGCGGCCGGTGTTCGGCTTTCGATCGCGTTCCGTGCGATGAAGCCGATGCGACGCCGAGACCGTCTCCGTGAAGTCGCAAAGGGAATCGACCAGATGAGTCTGGGTGAATGCTACTACTGGCACGCCAAGGCTCGTTCACCGTCCTCCCCAAGCGGTACGAAAGCACTTCGCGTCTTACTCGCCGATCATATCTAA